GTCCTGTAAGACTTGGCGATATTTTAATGCTTAGAGAGACTGCACGAGAAGCTAGAAAATTGGCACCAAGGTAAAAAAATGAGGGCATGCGCTTTTTGTACTAATATCATAGAGCCAGGTACTGGGAGAATGTATATAAAAAAAGATGCAACTATACTATTCTTCTGCTCTAACAAATGCTTTAAAAATCTATTAAAGCTAGGCAGAAATTCTAAGAAACTGAAATGGAGTAGAAAATCTAAGAAATGAGAGCTTTGGTTTTGCTAAAGCCTGACGCTGTCGAACGCAATATTATCGGCGAACTTATATCAAGGCTAGAGAATGAGAATTTAAAAATAGTAGCTATGAAAATGCTGAAAATGACTGAGCGCCAAGCAAGAAAGTTTTATTCAGTGCATAGAGGTAAAAGCTTCTATGAGAGCTTGGTCAGATATATTGCTTCAGGAGCTATCGTTGCTCTTGTAGTACAAGGCGAGAACGCTATTTTTAGAGTGCGCAAGCTCATGGGCGCTACAGACCCTAGCAAAGCTGAAAAAGGTACAATAAGGCAAGAATATGGTCTGAGCATTGAGAGAAACACAATTCACGGCTCTGATAGCTTAGAAAGTGCAGAGTACGAAACAAAAATAATTTTTAGTAAAAATGAGCTCGTCGAATAATACTTGTAACGAGTTTTGCGCTTCTTCTAGTTGCGCTTCCAGCATGCCCAGGGCATACTGGAAAATAACTATTGCATGACTTGCATTATGATAGAGCTAGGAGTGTTAGCCCTGCAAAGGGAGGGCGCTGAGCGTAAGAAGGAGGGAAGAGCTTGAATTGCTTGACGCCATTATTATACCAGGTGGCGAAAGCACCACTATCTCAAGACTTTTAGAAAATGCAAAAATGCTACACAAAAGAGCTCTTAATATTCCTATAATTGGTAC
The genomic region above belongs to Candidatus Thermoplasmatota archaeon and contains:
- the ndk gene encoding nucleoside-diphosphate kinase, translated to MRALVLLKPDAVERNIIGELISRLENENLKIVAMKMLKMTERQARKFYSVHRGKSFYESLVRYIASGAIVALVVQGENAIFRVRKLMGATDPSKAEKGTIRQEYGLSIERNTIHGSDSLESAEYETKIIFSKNELVE
- a CDS encoding 50S ribosomal protein L24e, translated to MRACAFCTNIIEPGTGRMYIKKDATILFFCSNKCFKNLLKLGRNSKKLKWSRKSKK